Within Mongoliitalea daihaiensis, the genomic segment TAAAGTTTGAGATCTTTAAATTTTCTTTGCTCTTGCGGGACTTCTGTATCAGGGATAATTTCGTCGTCCATATCTAAGAAATACTCGATAACTAATTCCGCAAGGGTATCAATCGGGTCAAACGTGTGTCTCTTCTTCGTAAGAGAATCAGAAGTATAGAAATCAGCAGAAAGATTTATAAAATTGACCAAGGTCAACAAAATAAACACTTTACAAATTATATGATTTCTTATTTTTCTAATCATTGTTCAAAATTAGTAAAAATAGGTAAGAATCGAACATTGTCTTAATACGTGACTTAAATCACCATGTTGCAATAGTTTTTACTTAATTTTGTATTATATTAAAATTTATGAAAGAAGTGAGTTTAAGTAAGGCAATGCTTACAGGCAAATGCCCTCATTGCAGAGAAGGTGACGTATTTCCATCTTCTTTGTATAGTTATTCGAAATTAACAAATGTACATCATCAATGTCCAACTTGTAAGGCTGTTTTGACACCTGAGCCAGATTTTTTTTATGGGGCTATGTATATAAGCTATGCTTTTTCTGTAGCTCTAATGGTCACTATTTTTGTTGCAATCAATGTATTGTTTGGAAGATCTCCAGTATCATTTTATTTGATTCCAATTGTGATAAGTAATGCACTTCTCTTACCATTAATGTTAAGGTATTCAAAAATACTTTATCTCTATGGAGTAAGTAAACTTTCTTATGATCCTCAGTGGAAGAATAAGAAGTCTTTGTCTGAGAAATAGGACAAATTTAAACCATCCATCTCTGCGGCATACCAGCAACGTGCAGCATGAAATTGTGAAGCTCAAAGTTTCTGACAAAACCTTTCAGAAGCTCACTTCCTGGTCCAAACATAGCTAATTCTACATGGTCTGCCGAGTGATTAGTTCCTGCCCATTGCACAGAGGTATA encodes:
- a CDS encoding DUF983 domain-containing protein, with translation MKEVSLSKAMLTGKCPHCREGDVFPSSLYSYSKLTNVHHQCPTCKAVLTPEPDFFYGAMYISYAFSVALMVTIFVAINVLFGRSPVSFYLIPIVISNALLLPLMLRYSKILYLYGVSKLSYDPQWKNKKSLSEK